Within Metabacillus sp. KUDC1714, the genomic segment TTCGCATAGCCCTCCTCATATTATTATGATACCACTTATTTATGCTTGACTCAGTAGCAAATCGCATACACTGACCCTATTTCTCTCCAACGCTAAAGGGTGGGATACTTTTTGTCTTTAAAAGACATTATGGACAATACTAAATTTGCAACACTATTAAAATCATTAAACCTTGAAAGGAAAAAAGCCAATCACTCCACAGGAACATGACAGTTTCCCGTCATTCAGCGTTCCATCTATTAAGTAGAAGCCAGTTATGCCATTTATCACAATAAAAGTAAGAGATAAAAACAATCGAACAGAAACATACTCTTATCCAAAAAAATGACAGGGGTTGTTTCTGAAGTATTTAATGTACTAAGAAAAAGAGCTGCTTAAACAGCTCTTCTCCATCAAATCGTACACGATATAAATTCTTAACGCCATAACTGCCATACCTGTAATCACAGAATGTTAGATATGGCAATTAAACACCTAAAAGAAGAAGACAACCCTATTCTTCATTCAGATCAGGGTTGGCATTACAAAATGACATAATATCAAAGTACACTACAAAAAGAAGAAGGAATTACACAATTAAATGGCATGAGTCCAGTTGAATATCGAACTCATGCCCAGTATTAGCCTTAATATAAATGTCTAATTTTTTTGGGGCAGATCAAACCTATCCCTCGTCCCTTTACTCTCTGCCTTTAGTGCGCTGATTTATTGCATCGATATCATAAGGATAGCTAACAAACAATTCACTCGCTTTATTTAAACGTTCTAGTTGATCATTTGTTAAAGACCATCCAGCAGAACCTAAGTTAGCTTCAAGCTGTTCCATTGTACGTGCACCGATAATTGGGGCCGTAACCCCTCGACTGTTTAGAAGCCAGTTGATTGCTGCCTGAGCCGGAGTCTTACCCGCTTCTTCTGCAACACTATATAACGTATCTAACAAATTCCATGTAAAATCGTTATTATACTTATCCCATGTCTCACTATAACCTTTTTCTTCAGCAACAGATATACGAGAATTTTCTGGAGGCTTAACCATGTCACGTGTAAACTTCCCGCTTAACCAACCTCCGCGAAGCGGACTCCATGGGATGACCCCCAATCCTTCATTTTCACAAACATCAATTAATTCGTATTCGGTAGCCCGACATAGCAAATTGTATTGAGGTTGTAGGCAAACAAACTGTTCCCAACCTTTTTGTTTACTTAAATCTATTGCTTTTTGAAGTTGCCAGCCTTTAAAGTTACTTGCTCCAATGTAACGTACAAGGCCTTCACGAACAAGATCATTTAACGTGCTTAACGTTTCTTCTAAAGGGGTTCGAGGATCCCATGCGTGAACCTGATAAAGATCGATATAATCGGTTCCAAGGCGTCGTAGGCTTTCTTTAACACCGGAGATAATATGTTTTCTGCTCAGACCAACATCATTCGGTCCTTCACCCATAGGGAAACGAACCTTTGTTGCAACAACATAGTCATCACGATTTTGGTCCTTTAACCACTTACCGACGATTTCTTCAGAAACACCACGAGTATAGACATCGGCAGTATCAATAAAGTTTCCGCCTTCTTCAACATAACGGTCTAAAATGCTGAAACTATCTTTTTCACTCGTTTCACGACCTAATGTCATCGTTCCAAGACAAAGCTCACTTACTTGTAAACCCGTTTTCCCTAGATAACGATATTCCATTGATTCATCACTCCTATTATAATAGTTAATGTAAAACCTAATTTTATTTCAAAAAGATGGCACAAACTGGAATGAATGCCAGTTCGTTCACCCTTTTACCAAATAGGTACAAATCCATCAATTTCTTTTAAAATAGATTCAATTTCAGTTAATACATCATTAGAAAGCTCAACTTCAGAGGCTTTCACATTTTCAGTTACCTGTTCCGGGCGGCTTGCTCCGACAATTGCCGAGCTAACACCAGGCTGTCTTAAGATCCAGGCAACGGCTAATTGGGATAATTTAATTCCTAAATCATTTGCAATTCCTTCCAAGCGGGCAACTCGTTCTAAAACATCATCAT encodes:
- a CDS encoding aldo/keto reductase, producing the protein MEYRYLGKTGLQVSELCLGTMTLGRETSEKDSFSILDRYVEEGGNFIDTADVYTRGVSEEIVGKWLKDQNRDDYVVATKVRFPMGEGPNDVGLSRKHIISGVKESLRRLGTDYIDLYQVHAWDPRTPLEETLSTLNDLVREGLVRYIGASNFKGWQLQKAIDLSKQKGWEQFVCLQPQYNLLCRATEYELIDVCENEGLGVIPWSPLRGGWLSGKFTRDMVKPPENSRISVAEEKGYSETWDKYNNDFTWNLLDTLYSVAEEAGKTPAQAAINWLLNSRGVTAPIIGARTMEQLEANLGSAGWSLTNDQLERLNKASELFVSYPYDIDAINQRTKGRE